The sequence CGGGTGCGCGGGCAGCTCGCCCCGGTCGGCGGGTACGTGCAGGTCGACGTCGGGGTCGACCCGGCGCGGTGCCGGTCCGGTCACCTCTCCTCCCACCAGTACGCGGGTCACTGGCAGGGACCGTCGGCGCGGTGTGCGCGGTTCTCCCGGTCGGTGCCGGGACGGTGGGCCCCACCACCGGACCCGCCCGCGAGCATATCCGGCGCCGCCGGCCGAGCTGGCGCCGCTGGTGGCCGCGCCGCACCGGCTGCCCGCACCCGCCCGCTGACCGTCCGTCCGACTCCACGGCACTGACGAGCCGACCCGCGCAGTCGCCCCATTGCGTCGATTCGGTTGGCGGTCGCCACCGGTTGCCGGCTGCGTCGTTTTGGCCGGCGCCCGCCGGGGCACATTCCACCGCGAGAAATATCGTCGAGAGGGGGTTCGTGATGGCGGCAGGCAGCACCTCGACCGGGACGCGGGCGTCGAACGGTCGCTCCGCGAAGGGGTCCACCGGCGCCGCGCGCCGGCCCGACGGGCCACCGTTCCGCAAGCCACGTTGGCCGAAGGCGTACGCGTTCGCGCTGGTCACCGGCGCGCTCTTCCTCCTCTCCTGGGTCGGCCAGTTCTTCTTCCAGCTGGCCGTGGAGAGCAACGAGGCCAGCCAGCACGGGCAGTCCTTCGCCTGGAGCGAGTTCCTGCCCCAGTTCTTCGCCAGCACCCTGGAGAACTGGCAGTCGGAGTTCCTTCAGCTGGTCTGGCAGGCCGCCGGGCTGGCGCTCTTCTACTACTGGGGCTCGTCGCAGTCCCGCGAGTCCGACGAGCGCATCGAGGCCAAGCTCGACGCGTTGCTGCGCGACCGGAACCTCGACCCGGAGAACCCGTGACGGTCTGAGCGCGTACCCCACCGGGCCGCGGGGGGCGGCCTCGGCGGGGTACGCGTGCGGGTCAGGCGGCGCCGCGCGGTGCGGTGTCGGCCGGCGGGCGTACGGTACGCACGGCGGCCGGCGTGGGTCCCGGTCGTCGTCGACGACCGCAGGAGGCACCGTGCACGACCGCACCCCCGCGCCGGAGGAGCTGGAACCCGTCGAGCGGGTGGGGGTCGACGAGCTGCGGGCGTTGCAACTCGACCGGCTGCGCTGGTCGCTGCGGCACGCGTACGACAACGTGCCGCACTACCGGCAGGCGTTCGAGGCGGCCGGCGTGCACCCCGACGACTGCCGGGAGCTGGCCGACCTGGCCCGGTTCCCGTTCACCGGCAAGGCCGAGCTGCGGGAGAACTACCCGTTCGGCATGTTCGCGGTGCCCCGCGAGCAGGTGGCGCGGCTGCACGCGTCCTCCGGCACCACCGGCCGGCCCACCGTGGTCGGCTACACCCGCGAGGACCTGCGTACCTGGGCGCGGCTGATGGCCCGTTCGATCCGCGCCTCCGGCGGGCGGCCCGGCGACCGGGTGCACGTGGCGTACGGCTACGGCCTGTTCACCGGCGGCCTGGGCGCGCACTACGGCGCCGAGGAGCTGGGCTGCACGGTCATCCCGGTCTCCGGGGGGATGACCGAGCGGCAGGTGCTGCTGATCCGCGACTTCCAGCCCGAGGTCATCATGGTCACCCCCAGCTACATGCTGGCCATCGTGGACGAGATGGAGCGGCAGGGCGTCGACCCGCGCGCCACCTCGCTGCGGGTCGGCATCTTCGGCGCCGAGCCGTGGACCGAGGACATGCGCCGGGAGATGGAGCAGCGCCTCGACCTGCACGCGGTGGACATCTACGGCCTGTCCGAGGTGATGGGCCCGGGGGTGGCCACCGAGTGCGTGGAGACCAAGGACGGGCTGCACCTCTGGGAGGACCACTTCTATCCGGAGATCATCGACCCGGTGACCGGCGCGGTGCTGCCCGACGGCGAGCAGGGCGAGCTGGTGCTCACCTCGCTGACGAAGGAGGCGATGCCGGTGGTCCGCTACCGCACCCGCGACCTCACCCGCCTGCTGCCCGGCACCGCCCGGCCGATGCGCCGGATCGAGAAGATCACCGGCCGGACCGACGACATGATGATCGTGCGCGGGGTGAACGTCTTCCCGACCCAGATCGAGGAGCTGATCCTGCGTACCCCCGCGCTGTCGCCGCACTTCCAGTGCGTGCTGGCCCGCGAGGGGCGGCTCGACACCCTGACCGTCAAGGTGGAGCGCCGTGTGGGAGTCGACGTCGAGGAGGCCGCTCGCGCCGGCCGCGCACTGGTCGAGCAGGTGAAGAACACCATCGGGGTCAGCGTGGCGGTGGAGGTGATCGCGCCGGACGGGGTGGAGCGCTCGATGGGCAAGATGCGGCGGATCGTCGACCAGCGGCGGGTGGGCTGAGATGGCGGAGAACGGCCGGGTCGCGGCGGGGCGTACCGCCGCGCACGACATGTTCGACGCGGACGTGGCCTCCCGCGCCCTGGGCATCGAGCTGGTCTCCGCCGGCGACGGCGCCGCGGTGGCCCGGATGCGGGTGACCGCGACCACGCTCAACGGACACGCCATCGGCCACGGCGGCTTCGTCTTCCTGCTCGCCGACACGGCCTTCGCGCTGGCCTGCAACAGCCACGGCCCGGCCACGGTCGCCGCCGGCGGTGAGATCAGCTTCCTGCGCCCGGTCCGCGAGGGCGACCTGCTGACCGCCCGGGCCACCGAACGGGCCCGCTACGGCCGCAGCGGCATCTACGACGTCACCGTCTCCCGGGGCGACGAGGTGGTCGCCGAGTTCCGGGGCCGCAGCCGGACGCCGGCCCGCGGGACCGGGGGCTGACCGCGCGGCGCGCCGCCGCTGTCGGCGGTCTCCGGCACGATGACCCGATGACACACATCGTGCTCTTCCATTCCGTGTACGGGCTCCGGCCGGCCGTGCTGGCCCAAGCCGACCGGTTGCGCGCGGCCGGGCACCGGGTCGTCACCCCCGATCTCTACGGTGAGCCGCCGGCCGACACCGTGGAGGCGGGTTTCGCGCTGCTCGACAAGATCGGCCGCGACGAGGTGCTGCGCCGGGGTCGGGCCGCGCTGGCCCCGTTGCCGCCCGAGACGGTGCTGGCCGGCTGGTCGATGGGCGCGGGAGTGGCCGGGGCGCTGCTGGCCGAGCGGCCCGACGCCGCCGCGCTGCTGCTCCTGCACGGCACCGGCGCCGACCCGGCTGCGGTCCGCCCGGGCCTGCCGGTGCAACTGCACCTCGCCGACCCCGACGAGTACGAGACGCCGGAGGAGGTCGCCGAGTGGCAGCGGGCGATGACCGGGGCGGGGGCGCGGCTGGAGGTGTTCCGCTACCCGGGAGCCGGGCACCTCTTCACCGACCCGGACGTGCCGGACCACGATCCGCGGGCCGCCGAGCAGACCTGGGAGCGGGCACTGACCTTCCTCGCCGGGCTGGCCGGTCCGTCGGCCGACTGACTCCGGCCGTCCACCGCGCCACGGCGCGTGCCCGGTGGGGCGGTTCAGGCCACCCGCCTCACCGACGGGCCACCGTGGGGCGGCGTCCGGTCGGCGCGTTCCGCTGCCGCGTGAACCAGTGCCAGCACGGCGGCGGCGCTGCCCCGGCCGGTGGGGGCGGGAGGCGACGGCGGCCGGTGCGCCCGCCCGTCCGGAGCGCCGCGCAGGTGCCGGTCGTGGCCCGCGACGGTGTCGGAGGCTCGCCCGAGCCGACGCGGCCCGGCCGCGAGCCGGGGGAGGATCGGCACGACGCGGTCCTCGTGGCCGCCGCCGGAGCGCGGAGCCCACCCCAGGTCGGGGCGGCGGCCGTCGACCGCCCGGGTGCCCCCGTCCGGTACCCGGTTCCGGGCCGACGACGGTGGCGTCGACCACCGGCCCGCGCCGTCCACCGTGGACCGGACGTCGGGTGCGATCAGGTCGCGGCGCGTTCCGGCGCCGTGGTGGTCCCGCCCACCGTCCGAGGCTGCCGCCGAGGCGGCGAGGGCCGCAACCGGCTCCGGGGCGACGGCCGCCATCTGCTCGGCGGCGAGAGCGGACACCTGCTCGACGGCGAGGGCGGGAGCCGACTCGGCGTCGGCCGGGCGGGGCGTGGCCAGGCGGGGAGCGGGCGTGCCCGAGCGGGTGGACGTCACCCGTCCGGATGCCGTCGCGCGCCACTGCGCGGCCCGCCGGGCGAACTCGGCGCGGACGGCCCGGGGCAGCCGGTCGTACGCGGTCCGGCGCAGGGCCCGGTCCACGATCTCGTACCGGCCGTGCCGGTCACACCGGAGCAGGACGTCGGCGGTGGTGAGCCGGCGCAGCAGCGCCGCCGCCCGCCCGGGCGACCAGCCGAGCAGCCGGTCGACGGCCGGCGCGGTGAAGCCGACGCCCAGCGCCGCGCCCGCCGTCAGCACCGCCCGCCGCGCGTCGTCGAGCAGGTCCAGCCGGGCGGAGGCCATCCGGCGCACCGCCTCCGGCAGTCCGGGCTCCCCGTCGCCGGTCGCCGCGACGTACGCGCCGGCGTACCCGGGCACGCCGCCGACCAGCGGCAGCAGGCGGCCGGCGAGCGCGGCCGGCCGGCCGGCGCGGCGGAGCAGCCGGCGCAGCAGCCGCCCGGTGTCGACCGCGCCCAGCGGCGCCAGCGCCACCCGGCAGCGGCGGTCGTCGGGCACGGGCAGCGGGTCGGCGAGCTGCGGCCGGTGGGTGGCGACCACGGCCAGCGGCAGTCCGCGCAGGGTGGCCGCCGCGAAGAGGGCCCGCAGGAAGCGGTCCAGCTCCGGCCCGGCCCGGTCCAGGTCGTCGACCGCGACCACCACCGGCTGCCGGGCGGCGAGCGCCAGCAGCAGTTGGCGGCAGGCCGCCGGGCCACCGGTCGCCGGGGCCGTGCCCTCCGGCGCGGCGAGCAGCGCCGCCAGCGCGGCGACCGTCGGGGTGGCCCGGGCCGGTGCGATCAGCCCGTCGACCAGGGCGGTCAGCCGCCGGTGGACCACCGCCGGCGGGTCGCTGTCGCGCACCCCGGCCAGGTCGCGCACCAGCTCGGCGACCGGCCCGAGCGCCCCCCGCGGGTACGGGGGGCAGTGCGCCACGCACCAGCGGACCGCCACCCCGTCGACCTCCCGCAGCCCGTGGCGCAGCTCGTGCAGCAGCCGGCTGCGGCCGATGCCGTCCGGCCCGACCAGCGACACCCATCGTGGCCGGTGCTCGCGGGCGGCCCGGACCAGCTGGTCCTGGGCGGTGGCCAGCTCCCGGCGCCGGCCCACCAGCGGGCCCTCGTGCCGGGGCCGGCGCGGCCGGGCCGGCGAGGTGACCCGCCAGGCGTCGACCGGCAGCGCCTTGCCGGCCAGCGCCACCGGGGCGAGCGCGCGCTGGTCGACCAGGTCGGCGGTGGCCCGGTGGGTGGCGGCGCACACCACCACCCCGCCCGCCGGGGCGTACTCCTGCAACCGGGCGGCGGTCGTGGTGACCGCGCCGCTCGCGGCGCCGTGCCCGCCGTCACGGGCGGCGGCCAGGTCGACCACCGCCTCGCCGGTGGCCACCCCGACCCGGACCCGCAGCCGCACGCCCCCCGGCATGGGCCGCCGGTCCAGGGCACGCTGGATCTCCAGCGCGGCCCGGACCGCCCGGTACGCGTCGAGCCCGTCGGAGCGGCGCGCGCCGAACAGCGCCATCACCGCGTCGCCGACGTACTTCTCGACCACGCCGTGCCAGTGCCGCAGCACTCCGGCGACGGTGTCGAAGTACGCGCGTTGCAGCGCGCGGACGTCCTCCGGGTCGAGCCGTTCGGTCAGCGCCGTCGAACCGACGATGTCGGCGAACAGCACGCTGACCACGCGCCGTTCCTCCCGGACCGGCCAGGGTGACGTGACGTCCTCCCGACCGGTGGCGACCGTGGACAGTGGCATCGCACCCACCTTTCCCCCCAGCAGCGGTGCCTTACGACATCCGGACACTGTCACCACCGGGCCGTCGGGGGATCTGCAGAACGACGTATGTCGGCCGGTCGCAACCTTTAGTCGCAATGTCGACGCGAGGAGTACCACAGCGGGATCTAGCCCGTAGAACGGTGCGGGGACCTGTGACTAGGCTGCGGACATGGCCAGCGATGTGGACAATGCGCCGCTCGTCGGCCGTGCCGACCAGCTGACGGCGCTGCGTTCCGCGCTGCTCGACGAACTCGGGCCCGGGCAGACGGCGGCGGTCTTCGTCAGCGGTGAGAGCGGGGTGGGCAAGACCCGGCTGCTGCACGAGGTCGGAGCACGGCTGCGCGACGCGGGAGCCGTCGTGCTGACCGGCACCTGCCTGGACATCGGCGACGCCTCGCCGCTGCACCCGGTGATCCAGGCGCTGCGCCGCTTCGACGCCGAGCTGACCGCCACCCAGGCGCGGACCTCGTCGGCCGTACGCGGCCTGCTGCGGACGTTCGCCGAGGAGACGGCGACGGCCGACGGCGGCGCGCTGCTGGAGCGGGTGTCCCGCGGGCTGAGCCTGATCGCCGAGGGCCGTCCCCTGGTGCTGGTCCTCGACGACCTGCAGTGGGTCGACCGGAGCACCCGGCAGCTGCTGCTCTACCTCCTCGCCGGCCTGGGCGACCTGCAGCTCTCCGTGCTCGCCGCGGTGCGGGCCGAGTCGTTGCAGGGCGCCCACCCGCTGCGCCGGGTGCTCACCGAGCTGCGCCGGCTGCGCTCGGTCCGGGTGGTCGACCTGGCCCCGCTGGACCGCGCGGACACCGACCGGCTGGTCGCCGCGATCGTCGGCGCGCCGCCGACCCCGGAGGCCGCCGAGCAGGTCTGGCAGCGCAGCGGCGGCAACCCCTTCGTGGTCGAGGAACTCGCGCGCGACCTGCGCGACGGCCGCGACGGGCTCTCCGACACGCTGCGCGAGATCTTCCTGTCCCGGGTCGACGCGCTGCCCCAGCACGCGCACGCGGTGGTGCACGCCGTGGCCGCCGGGGTGGAGCCGGTGGAGCACTGGCTGCTGGCGGAGGTGCTCGGCCTGCCCGAGCAGGAGCTGATCGAGGCGGTCCGCGCCGCGGTGGCGCACCGGCTGCTGGTCGGCGCCGACGACGGCTACCGGCTCCGGCACCGCCTGGTCGCCGAGGTGCTCGCCCACGAGCTGCTGCCCGCCGAGCGCTCCGCCCTGCACCGGCGCTACGCCGAGGCGCTCACCCGGGCGCCGGCGGAGCTGCACCAGGCCCGGCTGGCGCACCACTGGCGGTTGGCCGGCGAGCCCGGCCGGGCGTTGCCGGCGGCGATGGCCGCGGCCCGCGAGGCCGAGCGGCTGCACGGTTTCGCCGAGGCGCACCGGCACTGGTCGGTGGCGTTGCAGCTGGCCGACACCCCGCCCGCCGGGCCGACGGAGGCGGCGCCGGTGGAGGTCGACCGGGAAACGCTGCTGGAGCACGCGGCCGAGACCGCCCACCAGTGCGGCGAGCACGCCCGGGCGCTCTCCCTGCTGGCCGAGCTGGCCGGTGGCGACGACGCCGAGCCGTCCTGCGCGCTGCGCATCCGGCGGGCCCGCTACCTCGCCGCCGCCGGGCGCTCCGCCCCCGCCGAGGCCGAGTACCAGCGCGTGCTGGAGGCCGCCGACTGCACCTCCCGGGAACGGGCCACCGCCGCCGCCCACCTCGCCGAGCTGCTGCTGCACCTGGGCCGGTACGCCGACGCCGGCGCCCG comes from Micromonospora purpureochromogenes and encodes:
- a CDS encoding helix-turn-helix transcriptional regulator; amino-acid sequence: MASDVDNAPLVGRADQLTALRSALLDELGPGQTAAVFVSGESGVGKTRLLHEVGARLRDAGAVVLTGTCLDIGDASPLHPVIQALRRFDAELTATQARTSSAVRGLLRTFAEETATADGGALLERVSRGLSLIAEGRPLVLVLDDLQWVDRSTRQLLLYLLAGLGDLQLSVLAAVRAESLQGAHPLRRVLTELRRLRSVRVVDLAPLDRADTDRLVAAIVGAPPTPEAAEQVWQRSGGNPFVVEELARDLRDGRDGLSDTLREIFLSRVDALPQHAHAVVHAVAAGVEPVEHWLLAEVLGLPEQELIEAVRAAVAHRLLVGADDGYRLRHRLVAEVLAHELLPAERSALHRRYAEALTRAPAELHQARLAHHWRLAGEPGRALPAAMAAAREAERLHGFAEAHRHWSVALQLADTPPAGPTEAAPVEVDRETLLEHAAETAHQCGEHARALSLLAELAGGDDAEPSCALRIRRARYLAAAGRSAPAEAEYQRVLEAADCTSRERATAAAHLAELLLHLGRYADAGARAREALALAAEVDGSTTEVVLASSALGFSEAFLEDPDAGLAVVRRALEIAERAGRPEDVACAYLHLAELLTGPLNILEEGVVVARRGAERVAELGLGRTYETRLLAIATNGLFRVGQWAEAEKVVAAALRHRPSGADAVELLLARCRLSVGYGDVEASDRDLEAVATVLAGGGARHVLPMLILRAGLAMWQGRPDVARQAVQRGLTESRSDDVVLLATLAWHGLRAEAEAHASRTVPVDETVVRRLREVVDRVARKSAHAARPVRLGAEGFLVLCTAELSRLDGRGDPDLWARSAAEWDRRNHPYPAAYSRLRQAEALFARRSRSATAAKLLRRAYEMAQGLGAVPLTSEIKTLAGRARVELEERVQPAGGPGATGSEPVSDELAVLTAREREVLAAVAEGLTNKEIGQRLFISERTIGVHVSHIFDKLQVRTRVQASAIYLRNRAD
- the paaI gene encoding hydroxyphenylacetyl-CoA thioesterase PaaI, which gives rise to MAENGRVAAGRTAAHDMFDADVASRALGIELVSAGDGAAVARMRVTATTLNGHAIGHGGFVFLLADTAFALACNSHGPATVAAGGEISFLRPVREGDLLTARATERARYGRSGIYDVTVSRGDEVVAEFRGRSRTPARGTGG
- the paaK gene encoding phenylacetate--CoA ligase PaaK: MHDRTPAPEELEPVERVGVDELRALQLDRLRWSLRHAYDNVPHYRQAFEAAGVHPDDCRELADLARFPFTGKAELRENYPFGMFAVPREQVARLHASSGTTGRPTVVGYTREDLRTWARLMARSIRASGGRPGDRVHVAYGYGLFTGGLGAHYGAEELGCTVIPVSGGMTERQVLLIRDFQPEVIMVTPSYMLAIVDEMERQGVDPRATSLRVGIFGAEPWTEDMRREMEQRLDLHAVDIYGLSEVMGPGVATECVETKDGLHLWEDHFYPEIIDPVTGAVLPDGEQGELVLTSLTKEAMPVVRYRTRDLTRLLPGTARPMRRIEKITGRTDDMMIVRGVNVFPTQIEELILRTPALSPHFQCVLAREGRLDTLTVKVERRVGVDVEEAARAGRALVEQVKNTIGVSVAVEVIAPDGVERSMGKMRRIVDQRRVG
- a CDS encoding DUF6766 family protein, encoding MAAGSTSTGTRASNGRSAKGSTGAARRPDGPPFRKPRWPKAYAFALVTGALFLLSWVGQFFFQLAVESNEASQHGQSFAWSEFLPQFFASTLENWQSEFLQLVWQAAGLALFYYWGSSQSRESDERIEAKLDALLRDRNLDPENP
- a CDS encoding adenylate/guanylate cyclase domain-containing protein, translating into MPLSTVATGREDVTSPWPVREERRVVSVLFADIVGSTALTERLDPEDVRALQRAYFDTVAGVLRHWHGVVEKYVGDAVMALFGARRSDGLDAYRAVRAALEIQRALDRRPMPGGVRLRVRVGVATGEAVVDLAAARDGGHGAASGAVTTTAARLQEYAPAGGVVVCAATHRATADLVDQRALAPVALAGKALPVDAWRVTSPARPRRPRHEGPLVGRRRELATAQDQLVRAAREHRPRWVSLVGPDGIGRSRLLHELRHGLREVDGVAVRWCVAHCPPYPRGALGPVAELVRDLAGVRDSDPPAVVHRRLTALVDGLIAPARATPTVAALAALLAAPEGTAPATGGPAACRQLLLALAARQPVVVAVDDLDRAGPELDRFLRALFAAATLRGLPLAVVATHRPQLADPLPVPDDRRCRVALAPLGAVDTGRLLRRLLRRAGRPAALAGRLLPLVGGVPGYAGAYVAATGDGEPGLPEAVRRMASARLDLLDDARRAVLTAGAALGVGFTAPAVDRLLGWSPGRAAALLRRLTTADVLLRCDRHGRYEIVDRALRRTAYDRLPRAVRAEFARRAAQWRATASGRVTSTRSGTPAPRLATPRPADAESAPALAVEQVSALAAEQMAAVAPEPVAALAASAAASDGGRDHHGAGTRRDLIAPDVRSTVDGAGRWSTPPSSARNRVPDGGTRAVDGRRPDLGWAPRSGGGHEDRVVPILPRLAAGPRRLGRASDTVAGHDRHLRGAPDGRAHRPPSPPAPTGRGSAAAVLALVHAAAERADRTPPHGGPSVRRVA
- a CDS encoding dienelactone hydrolase family protein, which produces MTHIVLFHSVYGLRPAVLAQADRLRAAGHRVVTPDLYGEPPADTVEAGFALLDKIGRDEVLRRGRAALAPLPPETVLAGWSMGAGVAGALLAERPDAAALLLLHGTGADPAAVRPGLPVQLHLADPDEYETPEEVAEWQRAMTGAGARLEVFRYPGAGHLFTDPDVPDHDPRAAEQTWERALTFLAGLAGPSAD